The Helicoverpa zea isolate HzStark_Cry1AcR chromosome 23, ilHelZeax1.1, whole genome shotgun sequence sequence AACCATGGCAAAACTTCCCTAAGTGggtaaaaacacacacacatacccaCAACACATACATAACAAATCTTCAAGCTGTGCAGAGTTACTTGGTACTAAGTCAAAATCTACATTTTCCCATCTTCAATCCCTAAAGCCAACTTCATTTCTAAAGAGTAATTCTGTTCTACTCTATTGAACTGGGCTTCATCACCATCCTTGTTACCCTCTTCGGCAGCCGGTATGTCATCAACACAGTCTTCAAATATATCATCAGTCGACACGTCATTGATAAAGTTATCATCACCGAGCACTGATTCGTAAATCTTCGAATCATCTAGTTCTCCATCGTTGTCTACAATTTCATTTCCATCATTGTCAATAGTTTTATCAAGGTCTTTATAGTTAGAAAAGGATGCATCTCCTGAACCAGACGCAATATCACTACTCATAACTTGTAGAACTCTGGCCTTACCATCCTTGGTGTCTTTATTGCGTGGCGTGCTTTCACGAACATTAGCGCTCTGAACCTTATCATTTCCATCGACACTCTTATCGTTAACCTCTGTAGTATCACTCAAAGTAGTATCGTTACCAATTCCTGAATCATCTTCAACAATAGCtgccattttgtttacattctcaTCTGTAAGTGTATCTTCTAAGGACAAAGAAGTGTTGTGGCTTGGGATGAGTGTAGCTTCGTTATCATCGTTGCCGTCGTGAACTGATTCTGGCGGGCTGCTGGGAACGAATGGTACGTACTCGCCAGCTCTCCACCGTTGTTCGGCGACGTCCATATGAGCTTCCAGAATGCGGGATACTTCTGGCAACTGAAATTTTTTAATGAGTCAGGCaagtacaaacattttaaagatAGTGCAAATTATACTTACTGTGTACTCATTCTCCAACTGATCAGAAATGTGTTCAATGATAGCATTGGTCCTATTGTCGATGTTGCCAGCATGACTGGTCATGACGTCATATTGTCGGTACAACTCTCGCTCTTCATACTGTAGCGTACGATCCAGTATCTCGGAAGCAACGTTCTGGTCAATACGAGCGTTTTCTACCATGTTCGACACATTTACCCCTGgaaatatatcaaaaaattacatcacaGCTATAGAATATACACGTTTCAAGTAATAGGAGATAAATGGTGGTAGTACCTTGTGAAGGGAATCTTTTATCTTCATAAGAGTTAATAGTGCTGATAATAGACTTCTTAGCTTCTTTCCGATCAATGTTGATCATGGTATCGTACGATGACGGCAAAGTTCTACTGCCACTTGGATATGCTGAGCTTGCACCTACAAATAAATCATGTCAACAAAATGCTATTAGGGATTGGTACTGGGCTTACTGTTACGGCATATAGTATTCCACAACGCAAAGAAAACTTcgaattgtattttttcttttgttttcgtacCTGTATCTTCAGTTGCACTAGGAGTGGCTTCATCTGCTGGGACACTTGAAGCAGAACCTTCGTTATCTTGATTTCCATGTCGTTTCCCAATGGATTTTCTATCTTGTTTCCGATTCCCACCCTTTTCAGCCCCCTTTTTCTTATCGACAGTTTTCTTTTCAGTACTAGTTTTATCCTTTGCGCTTTGTTTTCCTTTATCTTTAGAAGCCGCAGTACCTTTAGAAGTCTCTTTCTGACTTTGTTTGGGTTTAGTTGCAGTGGATGGCCTATTGCTGGGCTTTTTGGTTAATGTAAAAGGTATTTCTTCCTTTGATCCTTCATCACTCGTATCGGATGAGAGGTTTATCGAAACTGTTTCACCTGATGATGCTAGAATAATTCGGATCAACATTAATATTGATTGAATTTAAAATCTAACCAAAGTTTTGGGGTTTTAACCAAAATTTTCCGAACACTTCAAAATTCTTGTAATAATTTCTACCAAGCATACTTCTAACTAgttaaaatacaacaaatataattaataaatggaGGATTACGGGGAGATTCGATGTCTTCCTCTCCGATCTCATACTGCACATCAGTGACGGGTGTTTGATCCACATACTCGAGTAGCACAGCGCCCGGCACATGTGTCAATTTCACTTTAGCTTCATCTAAAATATAACCATCATCATTTAATTACACCATCTCTCCTTCAGTGTTATTAGTATTAATGTTCGGTGATTTCTACTTCCAATTTCTCGTAATATACTATTTGTAGTTTAACTTACCCGGTTTTTCTCCAGCCGTCAACTGACTCAAAGCAACGCGATCGAAAGCATTGTCATTGCGGTACGTGGTATACATAGTTTTTTCTTTAACCAAGTGAGCTGGCAAGCTTTCATTTTCTTTGTAGTAAGCATCCATCATTTTCTTGTCGTATAATTTctagaaaaattaaaatcacGTGAACATCCCATAGGTGTTATTAATCAACTTCATCAACTACAGCCTCCTGCCCATCAACCAACCCGTATCCCGTATTTCTTTAAccgattttcaactttatttatcttattaCATCAATGTTGACTGGAGTTGCATTACGTGCTGGTGTCTGTACTTCTGTCAGTTGACATACCATAGGATCAACAGCCGGTTCTCCTCTATCAATCCTGGCCTGTCGCTCAACCTGTTCTCGTTCTAGTTCAGCAAATATCTCAAGGTCATCAGCACTAGGCTCCAGATCTAAGTCTTCATCGTCATATTCCTCTTTATTCATACGATGCATGTAGTTAATGAGAGCTACTCCTTCACCTTCTGCTTGTGCTGTAATGTTAATCAAGTTACATAATCTTTGTAAAGGCACTTTTCAAAATGATTATTCAGACAGTAGGGTAAATGTTTGACAAGACAAATGAAATGagatcgtttattttgcaagttggacattaaatcacttttacacgtcattttaagaacgctggggtcgtcatttcctaactgactgatccctgagaagaaccgccgaaacaaactcaagggtcataaaAGTGACGTCAACTTACCGCTTGGTCTTCTCTCTCCCTGGCCTTGACTGGTAGAAGCTTTGTTTGCCTCCTGAGACTTGCTCTTATCATCTTGCTTTTGAACGCTTTCCTTATTTTCTTCAGTTTTACGAGGTGAAGCTTTTTTGTCGAGTGGAATTTCTTTGATTGGAATTTTCTTATTAGTACTAGGCTTTTCGGCGCTCGTTTTTCTATCGTGATCAATTATAGTATTCGCTTTATCTATTGCATCTGTATTTAGTTCTTGATTGACTTCTGCTTTTCGTTGCTCATTATTTTCTTTGCTATCATTGCTATTAGCTTTTTCTATAATTTGATTAACTGGTTTTGTGACATCTTCAATGATTGCGTTTTTGTCACTTGCATCAGTTTCTTTTTTGTCTGCATCTTTATTTTCACGCGAGTCTATAATTTCAATCAAAGGTTTCTTTTCAGCTACAGCTGGAGATTTTTCTTCGTCGTGATCgatttcagttatttttatattgcctTTGCGGTTTTTAGAatctgaaattattattttttttttttttgaaaaatagaaaaaatattttatatacctaataagAGAAGTTAGAAAGCAATTTACCTTCCAAAATCTTGGTGACTCCCTTTCTTCCAGTGTGCGGTTGCTGATTGAATAGCAAATTGTTGATTGCTTGGAAATCGGAAACAATGTCCCTGTCGACAAACAATACCTATATCAGAATCATGTAACCTTTACTTCATAATCATTTACTCTTTGATTGAAACAAAAACTTACGCTCTTTCATTCTTGGGCTTGACATTTCCATATCCGTACCAGTAGTCATCAGGAAGTGGTGGTGGGGGTTCGGCATTGATCTCTTGAACCAAACGTTTGCTGCGGTCAATTTGCGACCACTCTATATTCCCAGTCTCTGGACCTAGTTACATAAAATCTCATTAGAATTTGAACCTTATGTTATTGTCTGTAAACCTTATGTTCGACTGGCAAGTTCTAAACACTGGTGGAATTTACCGTCTTCCTTTTTATCGCTATCGTCACTACTGTCTTCGCTCGTAGAGTCATCTTCTTCTTCAGATCCAGAAAGCATATCCACAGCGACACCGTCCTTGACCTTGACCTCGACTGGTCCAAACTTCTGTTCCAGAATTGAGGGACCTTCATCTTCTGGCAGATCAGGTTCTTTTGGTTCAGTTGTACTATCCGGTTTGACTTCTTCGGGAGTTTGTTCGTCCTACAACAGGTTTGAATGTCTGACTCATACATCCATACCTATAAAACTGAACATACCAATGAAATGTGCATGTTCTACATACAGTTATAAATAAGTCATATCCTTATCTTTAGTTCTTTTACCTTAAGTTCTTTCTTATCTTGGTCTTCCTTTTCCCTGGCTTCTCTTATAGCTTTTTTTTCATCTCGCATTTTTATCAAGTATCTAACACTCTGCATCACCTTCTCTTGATCCTTAGCGATCCAGCTGAAAATGTTACCGTGTTCACTTTATTGACTATCTACCTATCTTAAATGATGTCTATGTCTAGGTGTATGAGCAATACTTTTAAAGACCGCTTCTAATAAGTAGAACTTACCGTCTTCTCTCAGCAATCTCCTCTTGCACGCCACCTCGTTGCCAAGCTTCAGCGCACGCGCGGTCCCTGGGGAACACTGGCCTGTTGTCCAGGTTGAGCAGCTCCTTCAGCCGAAGAGTCAGGGTCTTGCGGTAGGCAGGAATGTTGCGAACCACCGGGTTACCGGTTAGACACAGGACTGTGAAATAAACACGTAAAAATTAGGTACGTGAATTTAttcaaatgattttgaaaatctacatatatgtatttttctgCTCTACGAAATCCCACAAAACTAATCTCGCGCTATGAAATTATTATACCTTTCAATATTATCATGTCAGCAAGAACATCAACTATCAGAGGATCTTCCAAGCGATTGTATGATAAGTCCAGCACTGATAGATTCCTGCAATACTTAAGATGCAACAGGTCCTCTGAAACGGCATAAAAAACCATTGAAATCACACACGAATAAGGACCCGCcaagtaaatatgtaggtatcttgTTAAATTTTGGACTTAACCAAAGCCTTTGACTATGTTCACGAGAAGTTGATTGCTTACCCACACCACTCAACATATTATGAGCAATGCTCAAAGTGTGTAAATCAGGAACAACATCAAGATTTTCTATCTTTCCAACAAAATTGTGGTCAATATTCAGTGTGTCCAGTTTAGGACAGCCATCCAAATTCTCAATCTTTCTCAAAACGTTATTGTGTAGATACAAACACTTCAGCTCAGACAGCGTGTCCAGCCCCTCAATTCTCTGTATACCATTGTTCTCCAAAAATATGCATTTTAAGCCCGTATATTCTTCTAGATTTTCGATTTTGGAGAATCCCTATAATGAAAAATAAGGTAAGGTATGAGTATGAATGTTAAAAAGGCGGGAGTTAATGAATCTTTTATACTTATATTTGCCTCGTGATTTATGAGTATTTCACCTTAAAATGCAAATATAGAATATCGTTGAGATATGGCGTGCAATACAGTTTATGCTGCCGGCAATGATTCTTGATGAACTCCTTCGTCATGCGAGGTGTCTTGTTCATTTCTTCGAGTTCTTTCTCCACCTTCCGCTGAAACTCCCTCTGTCGCAATCTCTCTTTCTCAGCGTCCTCACGCTTCTGCTTTCGTTCTGCTTGCTTCTTGGCTTCTTCGTCAGTTTGTACTTCTACAAAAAGTATTAGGAGACTTATCAAATCATACTATTCGCAAAAGATGAGCAAACTTAACAACTAAGACAGTACGATAGTCATTTACCATCAGGTTTTCCGTCGGTAATAAGCGGCACTTCTTTTCTATCTTCAGACTCCGCTTCTGCTGCCTCGATGTGATCTCCTTGAGCCCTCGTATCTATCTCTTCAGAAGGTAATTCGCGTATCTTCCCAGAACTATCCGATAGTGACTTCTTCCGCATCTCTTCTCTCCTCAGCATGTTATTGGCTAATCTTAACACTTCTTTATTATCTTTCATGTTGTCTTTTATATCATGAAGTAGATTGCTTATCCTCTTGCTCCGTTCAGCTTCTTGTTTTTGCGAttcagcaatttttttgtttttctcgtCAAGGTAAGAAAAGTCAACATCCCAGAGTTCTTTTCGTGAACTTACAACATTTTCTTCAGTCTGGTCCACATTGGTAACATCAGCAGAGTTTTTTTCAACCTCAGACTTGTTCGGAGGCGTACATTCCGCGGGAATTTTGTTCTCATCCTGTTTCTGAGTTTTCATTTCTTGTTCCATCCTTTTCTTCATGGGATGCAGAATTTCCTGAGATTTCAGTAAAATTTCATCAACTTCTTTAATGAACGTTCTACATTCAGAGTTTCGCTTTTCATATCTAGCTTTGCTTTCGTTAATTCTATGTTCGTGATGTTTTAATTCAGAGTTCAGTTTGTTTATTGCATCATGAATGCTATCCATTTGTGGGTCAGAAATAATTTCCGGAGGGTTGTCTTCTTCTTGAGTCTCCTCTTTTGGTCGATCAATTTTCATCTCATTCTTAAGTATTTCTCcctcttcttttattttttcataagctATATTTGACTTTCTTGAATTTTCCAATGCTTCATTAACATCGTTCAACAATTCGTTCATACTGTTCAACTTATTTGTTATATCCTCACGTATAAGAGTGCTTAGATTTTCAGCACCTTCAACGATATTTCTGGCTAAACTTTTCATCTCCTTAAATtccatttcattattttcaggCTTTCCTTCATTGCTCGActcaaatatattttccaagttATTTTGTAACGTTTGTTCCATCTCGGCGGTAAAGTTTTGTGGTTGTGCCTCATTTTCGTTTGTAAGCTCTGATGATATTTCTCTGATGTCTATCTTATTTCTTTCTTCAGTGTTTTTCGATCCCTCGTTCAATGCGGGTGATGGTGTAagtgaattatttaaaacagaATTTATTTCACGTAACGCCTTCTCAGTATCTTTGAGCTTGGCTTCAAAATTCTTTGGAAATACATCTTCCACCTCAATGTTCTCTTCATCGATTTGTTTCGGTTTTACTGGTTTTCTTTTACACTTGCCACTGAGATCTGGGGTGACAGGATTATCTTTTAGTGGAATATTCATAGCTTCATTAAtagcatatttttcttttacttcaGCAAACTGGGAGCGCCTCCTTTGCCCTTTTATCAGCTGTGTAGACGAATCTTTTAACACCTGGTTTTCAACTATTGCTATCGGTTGTTTAAGGTTAGCACCTTGTGATGATTCTGCTTCATCATAGTTGTCGGCCATCTTTCCCAGCATATCCTTAGTTTCTTGAAATCGGGTTTCATATGACTTAGTGGTGTACTGACTGACAACTTTTTCTATCGCATCATATTCTTTTTCATCACTGTCAGACTCAACACGTTCGCTTTTCTCTGAAACTGATTCATCACTCTTTCTTGCACATTTCTTCTTGTAGTCAGAGACAGATGTCATTAATGAGAGCAtatgtttgtaatttaatttgttaattgcCTCTTTGTCGCCTTTTGCAGCATCTAACTCTTTTCTCATGGCATGGTAATCCGCTACGTTTATTTCGTCCAGAGGTATAGCTATCTGTTTATTAAAACTATCGTTCTGGGCCATAATCTGAATTTGGCGCGCTTTCTCCGCTATGATAGGGTTGTCTTTGAACATCTCCTTTATGTCTTCTTCGGTTAAGGGCTTGTTATGGTCATCTATTTTGGTAAAAGGTTGGCCTGCCATTACTTCTTGCTCAGTTTTAACTTCACCAGGGCAAGATGCCGCTATATAGGGTCTGTTTGAACCCACAATTAGCGGCTTCAGCTCATTTTCAATAGCTTTTTCAATCATCTCTTTAGGTAGCTTAGCATCGTGGAAGAAAATACGCAATTCTTCTCGTTTCTTTTCTATATACTTCGGATCTGTTTGAGCATCCGGTGCTTCCATTATTTCGCCGAGCTTATTACGTTCTGGTTTTACCAATTACTGTTTTATTTGcctgtttaataataaattagaacTCATTTGCTTTATTTGacacaaatcaaataaaatctgGCGTAGTTACGCATAGTCATGACaacaagattattttgtttagtcaataatatttaaataaggaaTACGCACTCCCAATAAGGCAATATTCGTAAAAACATTATAACGAAGAATGAAAGGCACTTtaagtaaacaaacattattttctgcAGTCATacacaaaatgaaattatttttaaaattatgtttaactagttaatattttaaaaactactatttctttttaattttttcttctggtTTTTTGTGTCCAGACAATGTCAAACTGCAGTCAGCTGTCGGCTGTCAAATTACAGTTTTCTCCTGATTTCACGTTCGAGCTTcgttttcaaaacaaatatcTGCGAATTACTCaatatatttgtaataataattgagCTCGCAAATCCCATTATCATGAACTACTATTAAACTGTAAATTGGCTACAAGTTGCATGATGACCGACGAAAGGAACTTTCGTTCGTCGTACTACGAAAAAGTCGGATGCCGGGGAGTCGAGGAAAAGAAATCGCTTGAAATATTGATGAAAGAGAAACCTTGGGATAAAGTTAAGCTAAAACAGTTCTGTTTAAGGTTTACAGTGCCTGCTGCGTACAGAAATTTGGTATGGAAAGTCTTATTAGGTGAGTTTTATATCAGGTACATACAATTTATGTGACACATACTTCAGCGCGAGCCGAAACAAATAACTTCTTTATCATAGCTCttccttatattttattgtgtaaacAATAATAACCAGGCTCCCTACGTATATATTTGCTATCTCAATAGCATAAAATTTTTCTATCATCAATTTTTTCAAgtcaatattcaaactaaaacCCAAATCCCCTATTCAAAATTTTCCAGACATCTTGCCAGTGTACCCAGACTCCCACCAGTACGTAATGGAACAGCGAACGGAGCAGTACCAGGACCTGCTGTATGCTGTAGAAATGCTTGAACTGGTAGATATGGATGCTCCCCGCAGTGAAGTGTTGTTTGAGATGTGGCTGCTGGAAAATGAAGAGAGAAAGCCTCCTATGTTCCCGGAGACAAACTTTTCTGTGAGTTTTGTAACATTATGAACTGAATGTAGTAATAATGAAGATATCTGCTTCCAAATTTAGTTCAAAACATCAGCacataaataaaagctttaatttttttcttatttagtataaaatgttttgttgttaTCTGCATTAtgttgcatgtttttttttactatcaatattgtaatttaatttggttCACCTGATAATGTTATAATTAGTAGATTACCTAAAGGCTGTTGGCCTGAATTGAGGTCAGGGCTCAATCAGgcagcataaaataaaatcctttaataaaaaaaatgtttttaaattaattcttttaTGGTGTCATTGAACCGTCTATACTTTTCTTCAGTCTGCAGACACATTCCTGCCAATAGTGAAGACTCTTCTAGAACTTTATGATGATGAGGTGGACGTGTACTGGCTGGCCAAAACCCTGACTGACGTAGTGAGGAGCATGCAGAGGGAACTGCCCAAACTGAAGGAAGCCTTCATGACCATGCTGGAGAAGGAAGATGGGGAACTGTTTAAGTATGATtcatttaaatcattattttatgacTTTCCTAAAGGTTTTTTTCTATGTTCTTGTAACCTTATAAATGATCTGCAACTTGAGGTGctattaatatgtaaaataaaagtcGAAAACATTTGATTAAGCagcattaataaattattatttccagTCACCTGGTCGACATAAATGCTCTAGAAGTGTTACCACTCACAAAATGGTTCAACTGTTGCTTTGCTGGGGTTTTGGATGACACTTCTCTTACCAAGTAAGTATGTCCAGTCAACTGATAGAGAGCTGGTTTTTAGGATGCAGAAGAGATGTATTCGTTCAATGTGTGGTCTTAAAACTACAGACAGTTGCAtaccatattttcaaaaatataaacttctaaCTTTTCCTTCACTTTACATTTTAGAAACCGCACTGTTTGTCAAGTGTAATCCAGAACTATTTCTGAAAATATCTGATGCTAAAAAAATGCCCACACGttcacaatacataaataaattatgtcacGTAAATTGTAAGACCGCTTTACTCAAAAAGAGCTTTTTTGGTTTGGCTCCaagaatttacaataaaattcccaCCTTAATCCGAGATCTACCTCTTGGTAAATTCAAAGGGGCTCTTCAGGCAGTATTAACCGAAAAATGTTACTACTCTTTGGATGAATACTTGAATGATATATCTCTGtgaattgtatttattgttgtttattttgttttctgatgatttaattactatttttgtttgtcaatttaatgttaagttttttttttttctctactaCATTTGCACGTCTTAATGACAAAACATAGCGTTCTAATTATACATACGTAAGatctttattttgtcaatacctatgttttacaaattaaaatattctattctattctattctatgtttATACTAGTAAGTTATAATAGTTTACGGCTGTGGTTAAACCGGCATCCcaaccatttttattttaaaatacattgatATAAGAAAAATAGGCACATAATTCATTTCTCTGCATCACTTGGAGGTAACTCGGCCATTGCAGTTGAAGATCATGGGAGTCACTAACTAATTTGTGAATTCATATAGCTATTTATAAATTCCTaaactattttctatttttttctcAGAATATGGGACAAGATATGCAGTGGGGCGCCAAAGATACTGTCTTTTGCGGCCGTTATGCTAGTCATAACGTTACGCAGAAATATACTGCGCTCGAAGAATGCTGAAGAAGTTATTAAATGTGTATCTCAGGTAATAAAAAAGTATGCGAGCTCagccaattttatttattttgtcaatactAGCAAGCAGCTAGCTAATATTGAGCTTACACAAAAGGGCTTTTgacctaaacaaaaatatttgtatcttTTTCTAGATACCAGAACAATGTGAAGAAGTAGTAGCTAACAAGGCGATCGAACTGTGGCAGTACTACGGCGCACAGCCACAGAGTGACACCCTAGCCAAGAAATGATGTATGACCTTCTAATGGGGTGACCTCATTAGAAGGAAAATGGACTGTCTACGAGTGTATATGTCTATGGCAGCTTAGCTTCTCAAGTGGTGGACACGCAGTGGCTTTTGTtggaatttaattataatattgttgattttttatattatatgcaTA is a genomic window containing:
- the LOC124641948 gene encoding TBC1 domain family member 7, which codes for MMTDERNFRSSYYEKVGCRGVEEKKSLEILMKEKPWDKVKLKQFCLRFTVPAAYRNLVWKVLLDILPVYPDSHQYVMEQRTEQYQDLLYAVEMLELVDMDAPRSEVLFEMWLLENEERKPPMFPETNFSSADTFLPIVKTLLELYDDEVDVYWLAKTLTDVVRSMQRELPKLKEAFMTMLEKEDGELFNHLVDINALEVLPLTKWFNCCFAGVLDDTSLTKIWDKICSGAPKILSFAAVMLVITLRRNILRSKNAEEVIKCVSQIPEQCEEVVANKAIELWQYYGAQPQSDTLAKK
- the LOC124641687 gene encoding dynein axonemal assembly factor 1 homolog; the encoded protein is MEAPDAQTDPKYIEKKREELRIFFHDAKLPKEMIEKAIENELKPLIVGSNRPYIAASCPGEVKTEQEVMAGQPFTKIDDHNKPLTEEDIKEMFKDNPIIAEKARQIQIMAQNDSFNKQIAIPLDEINVADYHAMRKELDAAKGDKEAINKLNYKHMLSLMTSVSDYKKKCARKSDESVSEKSERVESDSDEKEYDAIEKVVSQYTTKSYETRFQETKDMLGKMADNYDEAESSQGANLKQPIAIVENQVLKDSSTQLIKGQRRRSQFAEVKEKYAINEAMNIPLKDNPVTPDLSGKCKRKPVKPKQIDEENIEVEDVFPKNFEAKLKDTEKALREINSVLNNSLTPSPALNEGSKNTEERNKIDIREISSELTNENEAQPQNFTAEMEQTLQNNLENIFESSNEGKPENNEMEFKEMKSLARNIVEGAENLSTLIREDITNKLNSMNELLNDVNEALENSRKSNIAYEKIKEEGEILKNEMKIDRPKEETQEEDNPPEIISDPQMDSIHDAINKLNSELKHHEHRINESKARYEKRNSECRTFIKEVDEILLKSQEILHPMKKRMEQEMKTQKQDENKIPAECTPPNKSEVEKNSADVTNVDQTEENVVSSRKELWDVDFSYLDEKNKKIAESQKQEAERSKRISNLLHDIKDNMKDNKEVLRLANNMLRREEMRKKSLSDSSGKIRELPSEEIDTRAQGDHIEAAEAESEDRKEKQAERKQKREDAEKERLRQREFQRKVEKELEEMNKTPRMTKEFIKNHCRQHKLYCTPYLNDILYLHFKGFSKIENLEEYTGLKCIFLENNGIQRIEGLDTLSELKCLYLHNNVLRKIENLDGCPKLDTLNIDHNFVGKIENLDVVPDLHTLSIAHNMLSGVEDLLHLKYCRNLSVLDLSYNRLEDPLIVDVLADMIILKVLCLTGNPVVRNIPAYRKTLTLRLKELLNLDNRPVFPRDRACAEAWQRGGVQEEIAERRRWIAKDQEKVMQSVRYLIKMRDEKKAIREAREKEDQDKKELKDEQTPEEVKPDSTTEPKEPDLPEDEGPSILEQKFGPVEVKVKDGVAVDMLSGSEEEDDSTSEDSSDDSDKKEDGPETGNIEWSQIDRSKRLVQEINAEPPPPLPDDYWYGYGNVKPKNERADIVSDFQAINNLLFNQQPHTGRKGVTKILEDSKNRKGNIKITEIDHDEEKSPAVAEKKPLIEIIDSRENKDADKKETDASDKNAIIEDVTKPVNQIIEKANSNDSKENNEQRKAEVNQELNTDAIDKANTIIDHDRKTSAEKPSTNKKIPIKEIPLDKKASPRKTEENKESVQKQDDKSKSQEANKASTSQGQGERRPSAQAEGEGVALINYMHRMNKEEYDDEDLDLEPSADDLEIFAELEREQVERQARIDRGEPAVDPMKLYDKKMMDAYYKENESLPAHLVKEKTMYTTYRNDNAFDRVALSQLTAGEKPDEAKVKLTHVPGAVLLEYVDQTPVTDVQYEIGEEDIESPPSSGETVSINLSSDTSDEGSKEEIPFTLTKKPSNRPSTATKPKQSQKETSKGTAASKDKGKQSAKDKTSTEKKTVDKKKGAEKGGNRKQDRKSIGKRHGNQDNEGSASSVPADEATPSATEDTGASSAYPSGSRTLPSSYDTMINIDRKEAKKSIISTINSYEDKRFPSQGVNVSNMVENARIDQNVASEILDRTLQYEERELYRQYDVMTSHAGNIDNRTNAIIEHISDQLENEYTLPEVSRILEAHMDVAEQRWRAGEYVPFVPSSPPESVHDGNDDNEATLIPSHNTSLSLEDTLTDENVNKMAAIVEDDSGIGNDTTLSDTTEVNDKSVDGNDKVQSANVRESTPRNKDTKDGKARVLQVMSSDIASGSGDASFSNYKDLDKTIDNDGNEIVDNDGELDDSKIYESVLGDDNFINDVSTDDIFEDCVDDIPAAEEGNKDGDEAQFNRVEQNYSLEMKLALGIEDGKM